From one Lotus japonicus ecotype B-129 chromosome 3, LjGifu_v1.2 genomic stretch:
- the LOC130747996 gene encoding patellin-3 produces the protein MADNHSNPTPPPPPVTPPPADSSTVPAESEPVVAELLHPPPLPPDDAVVLERGDEEDHQLKIPQNLGSFKQESNLPCDLSDSETKAVQDLKQLLTVTDEPSIWGVPLLKDDRTDVILLKFLRAREFKVKDALLMINNTLRWRKDFNIDALLEDEDDHHLDKVVFMHGHDREGHPVCYNVYGEFQNKELYNKTFSDEQKRTRFLRWRVQFLERSIRKLDFTPGGVNTIVQVNDLKNSPGPAKRELRLATKQALQLLQDNYPEFVAKQVFINVPWWYLAFYTMINPFLTQRTKSKFVFAGPSKSPDTLFKYISPEQVPIQYGGLSVDFCDCNPDFSMSDPVTEIPLKPNTKQTVEIAIYEKCIIVWELRVVGWEVSYSAEFKPDAKDGYTVIIQKATKMSPSDEPVVSNHFKVAELGKLLLTVDNPTLKKKRLLYRFNIKPYCD, from the exons ATGGCCGACAATCATTCAAACCCtacacctcctcctcctcctgttACTCCGCCGCCTGCTGATTCATCCACCGTACCTGCGGAATCGGAACCCGTGGTTGCCGAGCTGcttcatcctcctcctctgccACCAGACGATGCGGTAGTTCTTGAACGCGGAGACGAAGAAGATCACCAGCTCAAGATTCCTCAGAACTTGGGTTCATTCAAGCAAGAGAGCAACTTACCATGCGATCTCTCCGATTCAGAGACAAAGGCCGTTCAAGACCTCAAGCAGCTCCTCACAGTCACAGATGAACCTTCCATCTGGGGTGTTCCTCTGCTCAAGGACGACAGGACCGATGTCATTCTTCTCAAATTCCTCAGAGCCCGCGAGTTCAAAGTCAAAGATGCGCTTCTCATGATCAACAACACGCTCCGCTGGAGGAAGGATTTCAACATCGATGCTCTTTTGGAAGATGAGGACGACCACCATCTCGACAAGGTCGTCTTCATGCATGGTCATGACAGGGAGGGTCACCCCGTCTGCTACAATGTCTATGGAGAGTTTCAGAATAAGGAACTCTACAACAAGACCTTCTCAGATGAACAAAAGAGAACCAGGTTCCTCCGCTGGCGGGTTCAGTTCTTGGAGAGGAGTATCAGGAAACTCGACTTCACTCCTGGTGGTGTTAACACCATTGTTCAGGTCAATGACCTTAAAAATTCACCTGGCCCTGCTAAACGCGAGCTCCGCCTCGCCACCAAGCAGGCCTTGCAATTGCTTCAGGACAATTACCCTGAGTTTGTTGCCAAACAG GTTTTTATCAATGTCCCTTGGTGGTATCTAGCATTCTATACCATGATCAATCCCTTCTTGACTCAGAGGACAAAAAGCAAATTTGTCTTTGCAGGCCCATCCAAGTCTCCTGATACACTTTTCAA GTATATTTCTCCGGAGCAAGTGCCTATTCAGTATGGTGGCCTAAGTGTAGATTTTTGTGACTGCAATCCAGATTTCAGCATGTCTGATCCTGTCACGGAAATTCCATTAAAGCCCAACACGAAGCAAACTGTGGAAATTGCCATTTATGAG AAATGCATTATTGTCTGGGAGCTGCGTGTGGTGGGCTGGGAGGTTAGCTATAGTGCTGAATTCAAGCCTGATGCTAAAGATGGATATACAGTTATTATACAGAAGGCTACGAAGATGTCCCCTAGTGATGAACCTGTGGTTTCCAATCACTTCAAAGTTGCTGAACTGGGCAAGTTATTGCTCACTGTCGACAATCCCACCTTGAAAAAGAAGAGGCTTCTTTACAGGTTCAACATCAAACCTTACTGTGATTGA
- the LOC130747999 gene encoding patellin-3, with product MAEETQKPAEEVIAAAPLDTTSKDAPPAQVEEVTEPAAAAVEEVAEEAEKPAAAAAEDAAAEEKKISQSVSFKEESNVVADLPEPQKKALDDLKQLIQDALNKHELSAPPPPKAPSPSTEAKKDEVAAAATEEKVEEEEEKKTEEEKKPDEEEKKEEVVEEEKKPAEEEKKAEAEGEATTSGEEKNVVEAVTEVVVEAGEKTVEAIKETIVSVVAVGEEEEGKEAPPEIPSEPEEVSIWGIPLLADERSDVVLLKFLRARDFKVKDAFTMIKNTVRWRKEFGIDALVDEDLGSEWDKVVFTQGHDKLGHAVCYNVFGEFEDKELYQKTFSDDEKRQKFIKWRIQVLEKSVRKLDFSPTPTAISTIVQVNDLKNSPGLGKWELRQATNQALQLLQDNYPEFVAKQVFINVPWWYLAFSRMISPFLTQRTKSKFVFAGPSKSAETLFKYIAPELVPVQYGGLSREGEQEFTTADPVTEVTIKPATKHAVELPVSEKGHLAWELRVVGWDVNYGAEFVPGAEDGYTVIVQKNRKIGPADETVISNSFKVGEAGKVVLTIDNQTSKKKKLLYRSKTTPISD from the exons ATGGCTGAGGAAACCCAAAAACcagctgaagaagtcatcgcaGCTGCCCCCTTGGACACCACGTCCAAGGACGCACCACCTGCACAAGTAGAAGAAGTCACGGAGCCAGCTGCAGCAGCAGTTGAAGAGGTGGCGGAGGAAGCAGAGAaaccagcagcagcagcagctgaAGATGCTGCGGCCGAGGAGAAGAAGATATCTCAATCGGTGTCTTTCAAGGAGGAGAGCAACGTGGTCGCTGACCTCCCCGAACCTCAGAAGAAGGCACTCGATGACCTCAAACAACTTATTCAAGATGCCCTCAACAAGCACGAGCTCTCTGCTCCCCCACCCCCCAAGGCCCCGTCACCATCCACTGAGGCCAAGAAGGACGAAGTTGCAGCTGCAGCTACAGAAGAaaaagtagaagaagaagaagagaagaaaacagaggaagaaaagaaacctgatgaagaagagaagaaggaagaggtagttgaagaagaaaagaaacctgctgaagaagagaagaaggccGAAGCTGAGGGTGAGGCCACAACAAGCGGTGAAGAGAAGAACGTGGTCGAAGCAGTGACGGAGGTGGTGGTAGAGGCAGGTGAAAAGACGGTGGAAGCTATTAAGGAAACCATAGTATCTGTGGTTGCTgtaggtgaagaagaagaaggaaaggaaGCTCCTCCTGAAATTCCTTCAGAGCCAGAGGAAGTATCAATTTGGGGAATTCCCCTGCTTGCTGATGAGAGGAGCGATGTGGTCCTCCTCAAATTCCTGAGAGCCAGGGACTTCAAGGTTAAAGATGCCTTCACCATGATCAAAAACACGGTGCGTTGGCGCAAGGAATTCGGCATCGACGCCCTGGTCGATGAAGATCTGGGAAGTGAGTGGGACAAGGTGGTGTTCACTCAAGGACATGACAAGCTAGGCCACGCTGTTTGCTACAACGTCTTCGGTGAGTTCGAGGACAAGGAGTTGTATCAGAAAACATTCTCTGACGACGAGAAGCGCCAGAAGTTCATCAAGTGGAGGATTCAGGTGTTGGAGAAGAGTGTCAGAAAACTTGACTTCTCTCCTACTCCTACTGCTATCTCTACCATTGTTCAGGTCAATGATCTCAAAAACTCTCCTGGACTTGGCAAGTGGGAGCTCAGGCAAGCTACTAATCAGGCACTTCAACTGCTTCAAGATAACTACCCTGAGTTTGTAGCCAAACAG GTGTTTATCAACGTCCCTTGGTGGTACCTTGCCTTTTCTAGGATGATCAGTCCTTTCCTGACACAGAGGACCAAGAGCAAATTCGTCTTTGCTGGCCCATCCAAATCTGCTGAAACCCTTTTCAA ATATATAGCTCCAGAGCTAGTGCCAGTTCAATATGGAGGACTGAGCAGGGAGGGTGAACAGGAATTCACCACTGCTGACCCTGTCACTGAGGTTACAATTAAACCAGCAACAAAGCATGCTGTTGAGTTACCAGTTTCTGAG AAAGGACATCTGGCTTGGGAACTCCGAGTTGTGGGTTGGGATGTGAACTATGGAGCAGAATTTGTGCCTGGTGCTGAAGATGGTTACACTGTGATAGTGCAGAAGAACAGGAAAATTGGTCCAGCTGATGAGACAGTGATCAGTAACAGCTTCAAAGTTGGCGAAGCAGGCAAGGTTGTGCTCACCATTGATAACCAAAcatccaagaagaagaagctcctCTACAGGTCCAAGACCACTCCCATCTCTGACTGA
- the LOC130748000 gene encoding protein NRT1/ PTR FAMILY 5.10-like encodes MNDCGGSAMAELEDEEERVSLTLDSQVGVVVDGAVDYKGQPSIRSKSGSWKSARFIIGVEVAERMAYYGIQANLISYLTGPLHQNTATAAENVNIWSGTASLLPLFGAFLADSLLGRYRTIILASLIYILGLGLLTLSALLPSLTKYECQLDSKFTSCSPQLQVILFFISLYLVAIGQGGHKPCVQAFGADQFDERHPKEHKARSTFFNWWYFTMCAGCMATLWILNYIQDNLSWVIGFGIPCVAMIIALLVFLLGTTTYRFNIQECDKISPFLRIGRVFLAAIRNRQTTISSMSIEEESRGILPHQNSEQFNFLNKALLAPKGSKEEETCSLTEVEEAKAVLRLVPIWATTLVYGIIFAQIFTFFTKQGATMERTIFPGFDIPAASLQTLGTLAIVIFSPIYDRLFVPMARAITGKHSGITMLQRIGTGIFISIVTIVLAALVEMKRLKTAQESGLVDDPGATVPMSIWWLIPQYFLFGVSEVFTMVGLQEFFYDQVPNELRSMGLALYLSIFGVGSFLSGFLISVIETVTGKDGQDSWFANNLNKAHIDYFYWLLAGFSVVGFAMFMCFAKSYVYNHKGASRV; translated from the exons ATGAATGATTGTGGTGGAAGTGCGATGGCGGAATtggaagatgaggaggagaggGTATCACTGACACTAGATTCACAAGTAGGTGTGGTTGTTGATGGAGCCGTTGACTACAAAGGTCAACCCTCCATCAGATCCAAATCTGGGTCATGGAAATCTGCTCGCTTTATCATCGGCGTGGAAGTGGCTGAGAGGATGGCATATTACGGGATTCAGGCGAATCTCATATCGTATCTCACAGGTCCACTCCACCAGAATACCGCCACCGCTGCTGAGAATGTCAATATCTGGTCAGGAACCGCTTCTTTGCTTCCTCTCTTTGGTGCCTTCCTTGCTGATTCTCTTCTCGGACGCTACCGCACCATCATCCTCGCTTCCCTCATCTATATTTTG GGTCTAGGCTTGTTAACATTATCAGCTTTGCTTCCTTCCCTCACCAAATATGAGTGCCAACTTGACAGCAAATTCACATCATGCTCTCCTCAGTTGCAAGTCATCTTGTTCTTTATCTCACTTTATCTGGTCGCCATTGGACAAGGTGGACATAAGCCCTGTGTTCAGGCTTTTGGGGCTGACCAATTTGATGAACGTCATCCAAAGGAGCACAAAGCTAGAAGCACATTCTTCAATTGGTGGTATTTTACCATGTGTGCAGGTTGTATGGCAACATTGTGGATCTTGAACTACATACAGGACAACCTTAGTTGGGTTATTGGATTTGGAATACCTTGTGTTGCAATGATTATTGCATTGCTTGTTTTCTTGCTTGGAACAACCACCTACAGGTTTAACATTCAGGAGTGTGACAAGATCAGTCCCTTTCTCAGAATTGGCCGTGTATTTCTTGCAGCTATAAGAAATCGGCAAACTACCATATCAAGCATGTCTATAGAAGAGGAATCTCGTGGAATACTTCCTCATCAAAATTCTGAACAATTCAA TTTCCTCAACAAGGCATTGTTAGCACCAAAGGGTTCTAAGGAAGAGGAGACTTGTAGCCTTACTGAGGTGGAAGAAGCAAAGGCAGTACTGAGGCTGGTTCCAATTTGGGCTACAACTCTAGTTTATGGTATCATCTTTGCtcaaatttttactttttttaccAAACAAGGAGCAACTATGGAGAGAACAATATTTCCTGGTTTTGATATACCTGCTGCTTCTCTTCAAACGCTTGGCACCCTGGCCATTGTTATCTTCAGTCCCATATATGACAGGCTTTTTGTACCAATGGCAAGAGCTATCACTGGGAAACACTCCGGCATCACAATGCTGCAAAGAATAGGGACTGGAATTTTTATATCCATAGTTACAATTGTACTTGCAGCTCTTGTTGAGATGAAAAGGTTAAAGACAGCACAAGAGTCAGGTCTTGTTGATGATCCTGGTGCAACAGTTCCAATGAGTATATGGTGGTTGATTCCTCAGTATTTCTTGTTTGGAGTTTCTGAAGTTTTTACCATGGTTGGTCTGCAGGAATTTTTCTATGATCAAGTCCCAAATGAACTAAGAAGCATGGGTCTTGCTCTCTACCTTAGTATCTTTGGTGTAGGGAGCTTTCTGAGCGGCTTCCTCATTTCTGTGATAGAAACGGTGACAGGAAAAGATGGCCAAGACAGTTGGTTTGCTAATAATCTCAATAAGGCGCATATTGATTACTTTTACTGGCTACTTGCTGGATTCAGTGTGGTGGGATTTGCAATGTTCATGTGCTTTGCAAAATCTTATGTATATAATCACAAAGGAGCATCACGAGTATAG